Proteins encoded in a region of the Chiloscyllium punctatum isolate Juve2018m chromosome 16, sChiPun1.3, whole genome shotgun sequence genome:
- the svbp gene encoding small vasohibin-binding protein produces MEPSCRKEKPKPKEPPYRGDKAKQKSALQELKQRQRAEIYALNKVMTELEQQQFEAFCKQMQSQNDCGQH; encoded by the exons ATGGAACCATCCTGTCGTAAAGAGAAGCCAAAGCCAAAGGAGCCACCCTACCGAGGGGATAAAGCCAAACAGAAATCTGCTTTGCAAGAACTCAAACAGAGGCAACGGGCTGAG ATTTATGCCTTAAACAAAGTAATGACCGAGCTGGAACAACAACAGTTTGAGGCTTTCTGCAAACAAATGCAGTCGCAGAATGACTGTGGACAACACTGA